The Vibrio gangliei genome includes a region encoding these proteins:
- a CDS encoding DUF1525 domain-containing protein, giving the protein MNHLVRLVLTVYILAFTSFSLAADVAPNTVELFVTHDQLDSALDVKKSAKGLSIYVIDEAKRLEMVASESIPKPTKQERASQAGLDEYKKRVTPYIVEQAKKQKNDLINAWQGIEKAMRYQIQKTPAVVINGNYVVYGSPVSLSVYRWKELTKRGAIE; this is encoded by the coding sequence ATGAATCATTTAGTGCGATTGGTACTTACCGTCTATATTCTCGCCTTTACTAGTTTCAGCTTGGCTGCAGATGTTGCACCCAACACAGTAGAACTATTTGTTACCCATGACCAACTTGATAGCGCTTTAGATGTAAAGAAATCCGCTAAAGGTTTAAGCATCTACGTCATTGATGAGGCAAAGAGACTGGAAATGGTCGCTAGTGAATCAATACCAAAGCCAACAAAACAGGAACGCGCATCACAAGCTGGGCTAGATGAGTACAAAAAGCGTGTAACACCATACATTGTTGAGCAAGCTAAAAAGCAAAAAAATGACCTAATTAACGCATGGCAAGGTATTGAAAAAGCGATGCGCTACCAAATTCAAAAAACACCTGCCGTTGTAATTAATGGGAATTATGTGGTTTATGGTTCTCCGGTGTCATTATCCGTCTACCGCTGGAAAGAACTAACTAAGCGGGGGGCAATAGAATGA
- a CDS encoding TraU family protein: MKLTKLLFIMAIAICGPHYANANENPTINTSDYFDSENNDDFVFDKDNVFSEDEEDSLTKQLATDYSSSINMECVDVKVLGVCVWITVTPFSVDIDYSPVVSMYSPDAKVEVFHTKDNTPYVPAKLNNKLASAIGGGIGSSLTGFSMDNLSSSTEGYRSVHIMGNPVLSAHQQTIGTLLDAMELGYCSSTVQPFMTYFHSDIDFYEWRSGMMEQIFYPMNILRRITNSSTGSLWGTLYPRTGWTMNSSPYIGASVAAVRAASIVNENQGDSRGLHIYTAMPKNINGARKLEDPKVDQANGKWQPMNIGASYMQKCSTFPTPNINIGIGTNEPIKVGRAYYYTLWRNYICCTREGNSLVSAVY, translated from the coding sequence ATGAAGCTGACGAAATTGCTTTTCATAATGGCAATTGCAATTTGTGGCCCACACTATGCAAACGCAAATGAAAACCCAACAATAAACACATCCGATTATTTTGATTCTGAGAATAATGACGACTTTGTTTTCGACAAAGACAACGTTTTTTCTGAAGATGAAGAAGACTCGCTGACAAAGCAGCTTGCAACCGATTATAGCTCAAGCATTAACATGGAGTGCGTGGACGTTAAAGTTCTTGGTGTTTGCGTTTGGATTACAGTTACCCCGTTTAGCGTTGATATTGACTACTCACCAGTGGTAAGCATGTATTCACCTGACGCCAAAGTTGAAGTCTTCCACACCAAAGATAACACGCCATACGTACCGGCTAAGTTGAACAACAAGCTTGCTAGTGCAATAGGTGGTGGAATAGGGAGCTCGTTGACCGGATTTTCTATGGATAACCTATCAAGCAGCACCGAGGGATACCGTAGTGTTCATATTATGGGCAATCCCGTTCTTAGTGCCCACCAGCAGACAATTGGAACCCTATTAGATGCAATGGAGTTGGGCTATTGCAGCTCTACTGTGCAGCCTTTTATGACGTATTTTCATAGCGACATAGACTTTTACGAGTGGCGCAGCGGGATGATGGAACAAATTTTCTACCCAATGAACATTTTAAGGCGGATCACAAACAGCTCTACAGGGAGCCTGTGGGGGACGCTTTATCCTAGAACCGGTTGGACTATGAATAGCTCGCCATATATCGGTGCCTCTGTAGCAGCAGTTAGAGCAGCATCGATAGTTAACGAAAATCAGGGGGATTCAAGGGGACTACATATCTATACAGCAATGCCCAAAAACATCAATGGAGCTAGAAAGCTGGAAGATCCCAAAGTAGACCAAGCTAATGGTAAATGGCAGCCGATGAATATTGGTGCCAGCTATATGCAAAAATGCTCAACATTCCCAACACCTAACATCAATATTGGGATTGGTACAAATGAGCCTATTAAGGTTGGCCGAGCGTACTATTACACACTTTGGCGAAATTACATTTGTTGCACAAGAGAAGGCAACTCTTTGGTTTCTGCCGTGTATTAA
- a CDS encoding helix-turn-helix domain-containing protein: MALQSQKDVVIDGAETLPLEDVLLHAFGGDRKTLLASSNVPTAAQINNMVAYDYKVALMDNGNFAAITGKQKVFKGSKSNIATGLNALGLEFPSGGKFVENLMTLLKVDSLNELAQKLAVDEVAIGLYEKLESVPARFVIYVHLHTGISIQKLISHK; encoded by the coding sequence ATGGCATTACAATCTCAGAAAGATGTGGTTATAGATGGTGCTGAAACGCTTCCACTTGAGGATGTTCTTCTTCATGCTTTCGGTGGTGATAGAAAGACACTTCTTGCCTCATCAAACGTCCCAACAGCCGCGCAAATCAATAATATGGTTGCTTATGATTACAAAGTTGCGCTGATGGATAATGGTAATTTTGCTGCCATAACCGGTAAGCAAAAGGTGTTTAAAGGAAGCAAATCAAATATTGCCACAGGGTTAAACGCATTAGGTTTGGAGTTTCCTAGCGGTGGTAAATTTGTTGAAAACTTAATGACTTTGCTAAAGGTAGATTCATTAAATGAGCTAGCACAAAAGCTGGCCGTTGATGAAGTAGCGATTGGGTTGTATGAAAAATTAGAATCCGTTCCAGCTCGATTTGTTATATATGTCCACCTGCATACTGGCATTTCAATTCAAAAGCTTATCTCTCATAAATAA